From Rhodococcus sp. B7740, one genomic window encodes:
- the glyA gene encoding serine hydroxymethyltransferase, producing the protein MTDVNNLSLAELDPEVAEAMAGELGRQRDTLEMIASENFVPRAVLQAQGSVLTNKYAEGYPGRRYYGGCEHVDIVEDLARNRAKELFGAEFANVQPHAGAQANAAVLMALINPGDKIMGLDLAHGGHLTHGMKLNFSGKLYEVESYGVSKEDHRIDMDEVRKQAIAAKPQVLIAGWSAYPRHQDFAAFRSIADEVGALLWVDMAHFAGLVAAGVHPSPVPYADVVSSTVHKTLGGPRSGIILAKKEWAKKLNSAVFPGQQGGPLMHAIAAKAVAFKIAAMPEFKERQERTLLGASLLADRLTGADVADKGISVLTGGTDVHLALVDLRNSELDGQQAEDLLHEVGITVNRNAVPFDPRPPMVTSGLRIGTGALATRGFGEAEFTEVADIIGTALATGEASDSLKDRVVKLAQSKPLYEGLEDWGLLG; encoded by the coding sequence ATGACTGACGTCAACAACCTGTCACTGGCCGAACTCGATCCCGAGGTCGCCGAGGCGATGGCCGGTGAGCTGGGGCGTCAGCGCGACACTCTCGAGATGATCGCCTCGGAGAACTTCGTCCCCCGCGCGGTGTTGCAGGCCCAGGGCAGCGTCCTGACCAACAAGTACGCCGAGGGCTACCCAGGCCGCCGCTACTACGGCGGTTGCGAGCACGTCGACATCGTCGAGGATCTCGCGCGCAACCGCGCGAAGGAACTCTTCGGTGCCGAGTTCGCCAACGTGCAGCCGCATGCAGGCGCACAGGCCAATGCCGCCGTGCTGATGGCCCTGATCAACCCGGGCGACAAGATCATGGGCCTCGACCTGGCGCACGGCGGCCACCTCACGCACGGCATGAAGCTCAACTTCTCGGGCAAGCTCTACGAGGTCGAGTCGTACGGGGTGTCGAAGGAAGACCACCGGATCGACATGGACGAGGTGCGCAAGCAGGCCATCGCCGCCAAGCCGCAGGTGCTCATCGCCGGCTGGTCTGCCTACCCGCGCCACCAGGACTTCGCTGCGTTCCGCTCCATCGCCGACGAAGTGGGCGCACTGCTCTGGGTGGACATGGCGCACTTCGCCGGACTCGTCGCCGCAGGCGTGCACCCCTCGCCCGTGCCGTACGCGGACGTCGTCTCCTCGACCGTGCACAAGACCCTCGGTGGACCCCGCTCCGGCATCATCCTGGCCAAGAAGGAATGGGCCAAGAAGCTCAACTCCGCAGTGTTCCCCGGCCAGCAGGGCGGGCCGCTGATGCACGCCATCGCCGCCAAGGCCGTCGCCTTCAAGATCGCTGCGATGCCCGAGTTCAAGGAACGCCAGGAACGCACCCTCCTCGGTGCATCGCTGCTCGCCGATCGCCTCACCGGTGCCGACGTCGCCGACAAGGGCATCTCCGTCCTCACCGGCGGCACCGACGTGCACCTCGCGCTCGTCGACCTGCGCAACTCCGAGCTCGACGGCCAACAGGCCGAGGACCTCCTGCACGAGGTCGGCATCACCGTCAACCGCAACGCAGTGCCCTTCGACCCCCGCCCGCCGATGGTCACCTCCGGCCTGCGCATCGGCACCGGCGCACTGGCAACCCGCGGATTCGGCGAGGCCGAGTTCACCGAGGTGGCCGACATCATCGGCACCGCCCTGGCCACCGGCGAGGCCAGCGATTCCCTCAAGGACCGCGTCGTGAAGTTGGCACAGAGCAAGCCACTGTACGAGGGCCTCGAAGACTGGGGACTGCTGGGCTGA
- a CDS encoding limonene-1,2-epoxide hydrolase family protein yields MTDTQQATETVVNLFDALRSRDTERAMSLLDERVVWHNVGLPKVRGHSNVGRFMATLAKPAFGFDVVVHNIAADGDVVLTERTDVLIWRRLRIEFWVCGTFELRDGKVAVWRDYFDNVDFLKGFVRGAFRAVLGR; encoded by the coding sequence GTGACCGACACACAGCAGGCAACCGAGACCGTAGTGAATCTGTTCGACGCGTTGAGAAGTCGAGACACCGAGCGCGCCATGTCGCTCCTCGACGAACGCGTCGTGTGGCACAACGTCGGCTTACCGAAGGTTCGCGGCCACTCGAACGTGGGCAGGTTCATGGCGACGCTCGCCAAGCCTGCGTTCGGCTTCGACGTGGTCGTGCACAACATCGCTGCCGACGGAGACGTCGTGCTCACCGAGCGCACCGATGTGCTGATCTGGCGACGACTCCGAATCGAGTTCTGGGTGTGCGGAACCTTCGAGCTGCGCGACGGCAAAGTAGCCGTGTGGCGGGACTACTTCGACAACGTCGACTTCCTGAAAGGGTTTGTGCGAGGGGCATTCCGGGCCGTGCTCGGCCGGTGA
- the coaA gene encoding type I pantothenate kinase: MSESSPYVEFDRVQWRTLRQSTPLVLTEEELVGLRGLGEQIDLDEVAEVYLPLARLIHLQVAARQRLFAATATFLGEKHPDRQVPFVIGVAGSVAVGKSTTARVLQALLARWDHHPRVDLVTTDGFLYPTAELMRRGILHRKGFPESYDRRKLLRFVTEVKSGTEEVGAPVYSHVSYDIVKGQYHMVRQPDILIVEGLNVLQTGPRLMVSDLFDFSIYVDARIEDIESWYVKRFLALRKTSFTDPSSHFHHYAGLSDDHAQIAAEDLWHSINLPNLVENILPTRPRATMVLRKDNDHAINRLRLRKL, translated from the coding sequence GTGAGCGAGTCCAGTCCGTACGTCGAGTTCGACCGTGTGCAGTGGCGCACGCTGCGCCAATCCACGCCGTTGGTGCTGACCGAGGAAGAACTCGTCGGTCTGCGTGGTCTGGGTGAACAGATCGATCTCGACGAGGTGGCGGAGGTTTATCTGCCGCTGGCACGACTGATTCACCTCCAGGTCGCGGCTCGGCAACGACTGTTCGCCGCGACCGCGACGTTCCTCGGCGAGAAGCACCCCGACCGTCAGGTCCCGTTCGTCATCGGTGTCGCGGGCAGTGTCGCCGTCGGCAAGTCGACGACGGCCCGTGTGCTGCAGGCACTCCTGGCTCGATGGGACCACCATCCGCGGGTCGATCTGGTCACCACCGACGGATTCCTGTATCCGACGGCCGAGCTCATGCGTCGAGGCATACTGCACCGCAAGGGATTTCCCGAGAGTTACGACAGGCGCAAACTGCTCAGATTCGTCACCGAGGTCAAGTCCGGTACCGAAGAGGTCGGCGCACCGGTCTATTCGCACGTCTCGTACGACATCGTCAAGGGCCAGTACCACATGGTCCGTCAACCGGACATCCTGATCGTGGAGGGGCTCAACGTTTTACAGACCGGACCACGGTTGATGGTCTCGGATCTGTTCGACTTCTCGATCTACGTCGACGCGCGGATCGAGGACATCGAGAGTTGGTACGTCAAACGCTTTCTCGCATTGCGCAAGACGTCCTTCACCGATCCGTCCTCGCACTTCCACCACTACGCAGGCCTGTCCGACGACCACGCGCAGATCGCGGCCGAGGATCTGTGGCATTCGATCAACCTGCCCAACCTGGTGGAGAACATCCTGCCCACGCGACCGCGAGCGACGATGGTGCTGCGCAAGGACAACGACCACGCGATCAACCGGCTGCGGCTTCGTAAGCTGTAG
- a CDS encoding acyl-ACP desaturase, producing MSTNLSDGDLLVRLEPAVEENLRRHIEAASDWHPHDLAPFDDGKNFAFLGGEDWSPEQSHLSDVEILSATVGVLVADNLPAYHRELAHALTGLGAWWKWTGRWTSEENRQSIVLRNFLVLTRAVDPVALERVRMEHMTLGYDAPSQHLLDILAHFAIEEAAAALRNRNTIALGKDPVLATILGKIADDDALQSTFYANILNEAFAVVPDQAARAIADRVNGFKIPEVDLPDRGSSTAALAEAGIYDADQEREKVFKPLLAGWKIFDRTDLGEDGLKAREELAHLA from the coding sequence ATGTCTACGAACCTGTCCGACGGTGATCTGCTGGTCCGTTTGGAGCCCGCGGTCGAAGAGAATCTACGACGCCACATCGAGGCAGCGAGCGATTGGCACCCCCATGACCTCGCGCCGTTCGACGACGGCAAGAACTTCGCGTTCCTCGGTGGCGAGGACTGGTCGCCCGAGCAGTCGCATCTCAGCGATGTCGAAATCCTGTCCGCCACGGTCGGCGTGCTGGTGGCCGACAACCTGCCTGCGTACCACCGCGAACTGGCCCACGCGCTCACCGGCCTCGGTGCCTGGTGGAAGTGGACCGGCCGATGGACGTCGGAGGAGAACCGGCAGTCGATAGTGTTGCGCAACTTCCTGGTGCTCACCCGTGCAGTCGATCCGGTCGCCCTCGAGCGGGTACGGATGGAGCACATGACGCTCGGATACGATGCGCCCAGCCAGCATCTGCTCGACATCCTCGCGCATTTCGCCATCGAGGAGGCCGCTGCCGCCCTGCGTAACCGCAACACCATCGCTCTCGGCAAGGATCCGGTGTTGGCCACCATCCTCGGCAAGATCGCCGACGACGACGCCCTGCAGTCGACGTTCTACGCCAATATTCTGAACGAGGCCTTCGCCGTGGTTCCCGATCAGGCCGCCCGCGCCATCGCAGACCGGGTCAACGGATTCAAGATTCCCGAGGTCGACCTGCCGGACCGCGGCAGCAGCACCGCCGCTCTCGCCGAAGCCGGAATCTACGACGCCGATCAGGAACGCGAGAAGGTGTTCAAGCCGCTGCTCGCGGGCTGGAAGATCTTCGATCGCACCGATCTGGGCGAGGACGGCCTGAAGGCACGCGAGGAACTCGCTCACCTCGCCTGA
- a CDS encoding PhoH family protein, giving the protein MTTSRSVSAPLRTFVLDTSVLLSDPWAVIRFAEHNVVLPLIVISELEGKRHHHELGWFARESLRMLDDLRVEFGRLDQPVPIGTSGGTLQVELNHTDPSVLPVGFRTDSNDSRILACALNLKAEGKDVVLVSKDIPLRVKAGAVGLPADEYHAHDVVPSGWTGMTELEVPSDAVDTLFNDGVIDLVEARDLPCHTGVRLLAGRQSALGRVTPDKQIQLVRGEREAFGLHGRSAEQRVALDLLLDESIGIVSLGGKAGTGKSALALTAGLEAVLERRSHRKVVVFRPLYAVGGQELGYLPGSESEKMGPWGQAVFDTLEGLASPEVMEEVIARGMLEVLPLTHIRGRSLHDSFVIVDEAQSLERNVLLTVLSRLGSGSRVVLTHDVAQRDNLRVGRHDGVAAVIEKLKGHPLFAHITLTRSERSPIAALVTEMLEEFGPSGA; this is encoded by the coding sequence GTGACCACTTCACGCTCCGTTTCCGCCCCTCTTCGGACATTCGTGCTCGATACCTCGGTCCTGCTTTCGGATCCGTGGGCAGTCATCCGGTTCGCCGAGCACAATGTGGTACTTCCGCTGATCGTCATCAGCGAGTTGGAGGGCAAACGCCACCATCACGAATTGGGATGGTTCGCGCGGGAATCCTTGCGCATGCTCGACGACCTGCGCGTCGAGTTCGGTCGACTCGACCAGCCGGTTCCCATCGGAACATCGGGCGGCACACTGCAAGTCGAGCTCAATCACACCGATCCCTCGGTACTTCCCGTCGGATTCCGCACCGACTCCAACGATTCTCGAATCCTCGCCTGTGCCCTCAATCTGAAGGCAGAGGGCAAGGACGTCGTGCTCGTCAGCAAGGACATTCCGTTGCGCGTCAAGGCCGGTGCCGTCGGTCTCCCCGCCGACGAATACCACGCACACGACGTGGTGCCGTCCGGTTGGACCGGAATGACCGAACTCGAAGTACCGTCCGACGCAGTCGACACGCTGTTCAACGACGGCGTCATCGACCTCGTGGAAGCGCGAGACCTGCCGTGTCACACGGGAGTTCGACTGCTTGCCGGACGGCAGAGCGCGCTGGGTCGCGTCACGCCGGACAAGCAGATCCAACTCGTGCGCGGTGAGCGTGAGGCGTTCGGCCTGCACGGCCGTTCGGCGGAACAGCGAGTGGCGCTGGATCTTCTGCTCGACGAGAGCATCGGCATCGTCTCGCTCGGCGGAAAAGCAGGCACCGGTAAGTCCGCTCTGGCGCTGACCGCCGGATTGGAGGCCGTTCTCGAACGTCGCTCGCACCGCAAAGTCGTTGTCTTCCGGCCTCTCTACGCCGTCGGTGGCCAGGAGCTCGGCTACCTCCCCGGTAGCGAGAGCGAAAAAATGGGTCCCTGGGGTCAGGCGGTCTTCGACACCCTCGAAGGGCTCGCGAGCCCGGAAGTGATGGAGGAGGTCATCGCCCGCGGAATGCTGGAAGTGTTGCCATTGACGCACATTCGCGGCCGATCGCTGCACGACTCCTTCGTGATCGTCGACGAGGCGCAGTCACTCGAACGCAACGTGCTGCTGACGGTTCTGTCCCGGCTCGGTTCGGGCTCACGCGTCGTACTCACCCACGACGTCGCTCAGCGAGACAACCTGCGCGTCGGACGACACGACGGCGTCGCTGCAGTGATCGAAAAGCTCAAGGGTCACCCACTTTTCGCGCACATCACCCTCACCCGCAGCGAGCGTTCACCGATCGCGGCACTGGTGACGGAAATGCTCGAAGAGTTCGGGCCTTCGGGAGCCTGA
- a CDS encoding DUF4245 domain-containing protein → MANSKPRILNNSRDMVWSLIPLVIACLLIAGIASQCSLSPGGPKQGPIPNFDIDTALQYDASEIGFPVRNPAVPEDWTPNSGSRPTIAGDNGGQVSTVGYITGSGAYLQLTQTSAVEEVLVPFVAGEETVYASGTQNVSGRDWVVYGEEGSRKYWVSDFGDVRILLGGTAGTEDFTTLAESLEVTEPLTP, encoded by the coding sequence GTGGCGAACAGCAAACCCCGGATTCTCAACAACAGCCGCGACATGGTGTGGTCGCTCATACCGCTGGTCATCGCATGTTTGCTGATCGCCGGTATTGCCAGTCAGTGCTCGCTGAGCCCCGGTGGGCCCAAGCAGGGCCCCATCCCCAACTTCGACATCGACACTGCGCTGCAGTACGACGCGTCCGAAATCGGCTTTCCGGTGCGCAATCCGGCTGTTCCCGAGGATTGGACCCCCAACTCGGGCAGTCGTCCGACGATCGCAGGCGACAACGGCGGACAGGTGTCGACTGTCGGATACATCACCGGATCGGGTGCGTATCTGCAGCTGACCCAGACCAGCGCCGTCGAGGAAGTGTTGGTTCCCTTCGTCGCCGGCGAGGAGACGGTGTACGCGTCGGGCACACAGAACGTGTCGGGTCGGGACTGGGTCGTCTACGGCGAGGAGGGCTCGCGAAAGTACTGGGTCTCGGACTTCGGTGACGTGCGAATCCTGCTGGGCGGTACTGCCGGCACCGAGGACTTCACCACGCTGGCCGAGTCCCTCGAGGTGACCGAACCGCTCACGCCCTAG
- a CDS encoding serine hydrolase, translating into MRSGRNSLCLVAVCSLIVLVGCSNDAPTADSPPTSEPAPTSDLSPGQVAGVDVPAGRVDDAVGKLDGIAEELMASSNIPGMAIAVVHGSDVVYSKGFGVREVGSDEPVDGDSVFQLASLSKSVGATVIASQVGAGVIDWSTPVVSELPWFALDDPWVTQNVTVGDFYAHRSGLPEHEGDLLEDLGYDRRQILERLREVPLDPFRSTYHYTNFGITAAAEAVAAASGKDWDTLSQDTIYGPLGMTSTSSSFADYIARADRAVPHVLVDGEYQAKYQREPDPQTPAGGVSSSVNDLAKWLTMLIADGNHDGRQLVDPEALLPAISAQIVSSPSETPDSRAGYYGYGFNVSTSAAGRTTVSHSGAFALGAGTNFVWIPSLDVAIVVLTNAAPIGIAETVTAEFADLVQFGEVREDWRTLYKNAFAGMSEPEGELAGKTPPTNAAAPQPLTSYTGVYQNSYWGPATITEVNGKLVLAIRPNGTSYELSPWDGDTFTFEPTGENAPDGTVSEATFDGNTLTLEFFDGDGLGRFTK; encoded by the coding sequence ATGCGGTCGGGTCGAAATTCTCTGTGTCTTGTTGCTGTGTGCTCTCTGATCGTGCTGGTCGGATGCTCGAACGACGCACCGACCGCAGACAGTCCCCCGACATCCGAGCCCGCGCCGACCAGTGACCTGTCCCCAGGTCAGGTCGCGGGCGTCGATGTTCCGGCCGGCCGCGTCGACGATGCCGTCGGCAAGCTCGACGGCATCGCCGAGGAGCTGATGGCATCGTCGAACATCCCCGGGATGGCCATAGCCGTCGTGCACGGATCCGACGTCGTCTACTCGAAGGGGTTCGGCGTCCGCGAAGTGGGCTCGGACGAACCCGTCGACGGTGACTCGGTGTTCCAGTTGGCGTCGCTGTCCAAATCGGTGGGTGCGACGGTCATCGCGTCCCAGGTGGGAGCGGGCGTGATCGACTGGTCGACGCCGGTGGTCTCGGAATTGCCGTGGTTCGCTCTCGACGACCCGTGGGTGACCCAGAACGTCACGGTCGGCGACTTCTATGCGCATCGAAGCGGGCTGCCCGAGCACGAAGGCGATCTGCTCGAGGACCTCGGTTACGACCGCAGACAGATTCTCGAACGCCTGCGCGAGGTCCCCCTCGACCCGTTCCGCTCCACGTACCACTACACCAACTTCGGCATCACGGCTGCGGCCGAGGCCGTCGCTGCGGCGTCGGGCAAGGACTGGGACACCCTCAGCCAGGACACGATCTACGGCCCGCTCGGCATGACCTCGACCAGCTCGTCGTTCGCGGACTACATCGCGCGGGCCGATCGGGCCGTACCCCACGTACTCGTCGACGGCGAGTACCAGGCGAAGTACCAGCGGGAACCCGATCCACAGACCCCGGCCGGTGGCGTCAGTTCCTCGGTGAACGACCTCGCGAAGTGGCTGACGATGCTGATCGCCGACGGAAACCACGACGGACGACAGCTCGTGGACCCCGAAGCCCTCCTGCCCGCGATCAGCGCGCAGATCGTCTCGAGCCCGTCGGAGACACCGGATTCACGCGCCGGCTACTACGGCTACGGATTCAACGTCTCCACCAGTGCGGCCGGTCGCACGACGGTGAGCCATTCGGGAGCATTCGCGCTCGGAGCGGGCACCAACTTCGTCTGGATTCCATCCCTCGACGTGGCCATCGTCGTACTGACCAATGCCGCACCCATCGGCATCGCCGAAACGGTGACCGCCGAGTTCGCTGACCTCGTCCAGTTCGGCGAGGTGCGGGAGGACTGGCGAACGCTGTACAAGAACGCCTTTGCCGGCATGAGCGAACCGGAGGGCGAGCTCGCAGGCAAGACCCCGCCCACGAATGCCGCTGCACCACAACCTCTCACGTCGTACACAGGGGTGTACCAGAACAGCTATTGGGGGCCTGCGACGATAACGGAGGTCAACGGGAAACTGGTGTTGGCCATCCGGCCGAACGGAACCTCCTACGAGTTGTCGCCCTGGGACGGTGATACGTTCACGTTCGAACCGACCGGTGAGAATGCACCCGACGGAACCGTTTCCGAGGCGACGTTCGACGGGAACACGCTGACCCTGGAGTTCTTCGACGGCGATGGATTGGGACGATTCACCAAGTGA
- a CDS encoding exodeoxyribonuclease VII small subunit — translation MSENDKPVSELGYEEARDELVGVVKILEQGGLDLDASLALWERGEQLATRCEEQLAGARKRIETALASTEKHS, via the coding sequence ATGAGCGAGAACGACAAGCCGGTATCGGAACTGGGCTACGAAGAGGCCCGCGACGAATTGGTGGGCGTGGTGAAGATCCTCGAGCAGGGCGGGCTCGATCTCGATGCCTCCCTGGCCCTGTGGGAGCGGGGAGAGCAGCTGGCCACTCGCTGCGAGGAGCAGCTCGCCGGTGCCCGCAAGCGAATCGAGACCGCGCTCGCGAGTACCGAGAAGCACAGCTAG
- a CDS encoding isoprenyl transferase, producing the protein MVIIPQKVRGVLYNVYERRLLSQLEGVQHPRHVAVMCDGNRRWARENGFTDVAHGHRMGALKIAEMLGWCDAAGIEMATIYLLSTENLRRDADELDSLLDIITDVVEEICGPEMNWGVKLVGTLDLLPASTARRLKEAAALTEGRSGTHVNVAVGYGGRQEIADAVQSLVSEKIAEGVSGDDLVASINVDEIGSHLYTSGQPDPDLVIRTSGEQRLSGFLLWQSAYSEIWFTEAYWPEFRRVDFLRALRDFAARHRRFGI; encoded by the coding sequence GTGGTGATCATTCCGCAGAAGGTCCGCGGCGTTCTCTACAACGTGTACGAGCGGCGTCTGCTGAGCCAGCTCGAAGGGGTTCAGCACCCTCGGCACGTGGCGGTGATGTGCGACGGCAATCGCCGCTGGGCGCGCGAGAACGGATTCACCGACGTCGCGCACGGGCACCGGATGGGAGCCCTGAAGATCGCCGAGATGCTCGGCTGGTGTGACGCGGCCGGAATCGAGATGGCCACCATCTACCTGCTCTCCACCGAGAACCTGCGCCGAGACGCGGACGAATTGGATTCACTGCTCGATATCATCACCGACGTCGTCGAGGAGATCTGCGGACCCGAGATGAACTGGGGCGTCAAACTCGTCGGCACCCTCGATCTGCTCCCCGCGTCGACCGCGCGTCGGCTCAAGGAAGCAGCAGCGCTGACCGAGGGACGATCCGGAACGCACGTCAATGTCGCCGTCGGATACGGCGGGCGGCAGGAAATCGCCGACGCCGTGCAGTCCCTCGTCAGCGAGAAGATCGCCGAGGGCGTCAGTGGCGACGACCTGGTGGCGTCGATCAACGTCGACGAGATCGGCAGTCACCTCTACACCTCCGGCCAACCCGACCCGGATCTCGTCATCCGCACCTCGGGCGAACAGCGACTGTCCGGCTTCCTGCTGTGGCAGAGCGCGTACTCGGAAATCTGGTTCACCGAGGCCTACTGGCCCGAATTCCGTCGCGTCGACTTCCTGCGTGCGCTGCGCGACTTCGCGGCCAGACACCGACGTTTCGGTATCTGA
- the glpX gene encoding class II fructose-bisphosphatase, which yields MTASTESTRAMAPDRNLALELVRVTEAGALASGRWVGRGDKEGGDGAAVDAMRQLVSSVSMRGVVVIGEGEKDEAPMLYNGEQVGNGNGPEVDFAVDPVDGTTLMAKGMPNAISVLAVAERGAMFDPSAVFYMRKIAVGPDFADVIDITAPVAENIARVAKIKKGSSSDVTVCILDRPRHAELIQQVRDTGARIRLISDGDVAGAIAAARPTSPIDILMGTGGTPEGIIAAAAMRCMGGVHQGMLAPTDDDERQKAIDAGHDLDRVLSTEDLVSGENVFFTATGVTDGDLLQGVRYSGGGAHTQSIVMRSKSGTVRMIDAYHQLNKLKEYSTIDFDGDTSGAIPSF from the coding sequence ATGACGGCCAGCACCGAGTCCACTCGCGCCATGGCGCCAGATCGCAACCTCGCACTCGAACTCGTACGCGTCACCGAGGCCGGTGCGCTCGCCTCGGGTCGCTGGGTCGGTCGCGGCGACAAGGAAGGTGGCGACGGAGCAGCAGTCGACGCCATGCGTCAGTTGGTCAGCTCGGTCTCGATGCGCGGCGTCGTCGTCATCGGCGAGGGCGAAAAGGACGAAGCGCCGATGCTCTACAACGGCGAACAGGTCGGCAACGGCAACGGCCCCGAGGTCGACTTCGCCGTCGATCCCGTCGACGGCACAACGCTGATGGCCAAGGGCATGCCCAACGCCATCTCCGTTCTCGCGGTCGCCGAGCGCGGTGCCATGTTCGATCCGTCCGCCGTCTTCTACATGAGGAAGATCGCCGTCGGACCCGACTTCGCCGACGTCATCGACATCACCGCACCGGTCGCGGAGAACATCGCCCGCGTCGCCAAGATCAAGAAGGGATCCTCCTCCGACGTCACGGTGTGCATCCTCGACCGACCCCGGCACGCCGAACTGATCCAGCAGGTGCGCGACACCGGCGCTCGCATTCGTCTGATCTCCGACGGCGACGTCGCAGGTGCCATCGCCGCCGCCCGACCCACCTCCCCCATCGACATCCTCATGGGCACCGGCGGAACTCCCGAAGGCATCATCGCGGCGGCCGCGATGCGCTGCATGGGCGGCGTCCACCAGGGCATGCTGGCTCCGACCGACGACGACGAACGCCAGAAGGCGATCGACGCCGGACACGATCTCGATCGCGTCCTGTCCACCGAGGACCTGGTCTCGGGCGAGAACGTCTTCTTCACCGCGACCGGCGTCACCGACGGCGACCTGCTCCAGGGCGTCCGATACTCGGGCGGCGGTGCACACACGCAGTCCATCGTGATGCGCTCGAAGTCCGGCACCGTCCGCATGATCGACGCGTACCACCAGCTCAACAAGCTCAAGGAGTACTCGACCATCGACTTCGACGGCGACACCTCCGGCGCCATCCCGTCCTTCTGA
- a CDS encoding class II fumarate hydratase — MTENEQQFRIEHDTMGEVRVPIDALWRAQTQRAVENFPISGRPLERTQIRAMGLLKAACAQVNKDLGLLDGTLADAIIAAATEIADGKHDDQFPIDVFQTGSGTSSNMNANEVIASIAKAAGVEVHPNDHVNMSQSSNDTFPTATHVAATEAAVTSLVPALRHLHEALVTKATEWKHVVKSGRTHLMDAVPVTLGQEFGGYARQIEAGIERVEATLPRLGELPIGGTAVGTGLNAPDGFGPKVVAALVESTGIDALTAAKDSFEAQAARDGLVEASGALRTIAVSLTKIANDIRWMGSGPLTGLGEIALPDLQPGSSIMPGKVNPVLPEAVTQVAAQVIGNDAAVAFGGASGAFELNVYIPMMARNVLESFKLLANVSVLFADKCVVGLEANVEHLKTLAESSPSIVTPLNSAIGYEEAAAVAKQALKEKKTIRQTVIDRGLIGDKLSEAELDKRLDVLAMAKVKD, encoded by the coding sequence ATGACAGAGAACGAACAGCAGTTCCGGATCGAGCACGACACGATGGGAGAGGTTCGCGTACCCATCGATGCGCTCTGGCGTGCCCAGACGCAGCGTGCCGTGGAGAACTTCCCCATCTCGGGCCGCCCGCTCGAGCGCACTCAGATTCGCGCGATGGGCCTGCTCAAAGCAGCCTGCGCGCAGGTCAACAAAGACCTCGGTCTGCTCGACGGCACGCTGGCCGACGCGATCATCGCCGCCGCCACCGAGATCGCCGACGGCAAGCACGACGACCAGTTCCCGATCGACGTCTTCCAGACCGGCTCGGGCACCAGCTCGAACATGAACGCCAACGAGGTCATCGCGTCGATCGCCAAGGCGGCAGGCGTCGAGGTGCACCCCAACGACCACGTGAACATGTCGCAGTCCTCCAACGACACGTTCCCGACGGCCACTCACGTCGCCGCCACCGAGGCAGCCGTGACCTCGCTCGTGCCCGCACTGCGTCACCTCCACGAGGCTCTCGTGACCAAGGCAACGGAGTGGAAGCACGTCGTCAAGTCCGGCCGCACCCACCTCATGGATGCCGTTCCGGTCACCCTCGGTCAGGAATTCGGCGGTTACGCCCGTCAGATCGAAGCAGGCATCGAACGCGTCGAGGCCACCCTGCCGCGGCTCGGTGAACTGCCCATCGGCGGCACCGCCGTCGGCACCGGACTCAACGCACCCGACGGCTTCGGCCCGAAAGTCGTTGCAGCACTGGTCGAGTCGACCGGCATCGACGCACTGACCGCCGCCAAGGATTCGTTCGAGGCGCAGGCCGCACGTGACGGACTCGTCGAGGCCTCGGGCGCACTGCGCACCATCGCGGTCTCACTGACCAAGATTGCCAACGACATTCGCTGGATGGGATCGGGACCGCTCACCGGACTCGGCGAGATCGCCCTCCCCGACCTGCAGCCCGGCAGCTCCATCATGCCCGGCAAGGTCAATCCCGTTCTGCCCGAAGCTGTTACGCAGGTCGCGGCTCAGGTCATCGGCAACGACGCCGCAGTCGCATTCGGTGGCGCGTCGGGCGCATTCGAGCTCAACGTCTACATCCCGATGATGGCGCGCAACGTGCTCGAGTCGTTCAAGCTGCTCGCCAACGTCTCGGTGCTGTTCGCCGACAAGTGCGTCGTCGGACTCGAAGCCAACGTCGAGCACCTCAAGACCCTCGCCGAGTCCTCGCCGTCCATCGTGACGCCGCTGAACTCCGCGATCGGCTACGAGGAAGCCGCCGCAGTCGCCAAGCAGGCACTGAAGGAGAAGAAGACGATCCGTCAGACGGTCATCGACCGCGGACTGATCGGCGACAAGCTCAGCGAAGCCGAACTCGACAAGCGCCTCGACGTCCTCGCCATGGCGAAGGTCAAGGACTAG